In one window of Bdellovibrio bacteriovorus W DNA:
- a CDS encoding Mg2+ transporter MgtE (COG2239 Mg/Co/Ni transporter MgtE (contains CBS domain)), with protein sequence MDNNNQNLDESSIEKGSLQELTDVWSALSPDERREKFMELPRTEAEELFLSLHTHDQAELISEATPLEKRSWIRLLAPDDVADLIQELGHDSKDDLLSLLDPQTKREVIALLAYAEDAAGGLMSSRFVRLRPDMSVDEAISYLRIQAKTHVETIYYAYVLDSDQKLLGVVSFRELFSASPGIKIDEIMHTDIIKVPPEMDQEHIGRIFSQQELMAVPVVDEDGVMKGIVTFDDVATVIQEEATEDIQKIGGVESLDAPYLKISMFEMLKKRGGWLLILFLGEMFTATAMAFFEEEIAKAVVLSMFIPLIISSGGNSGSQASTLIIRAIALREVRLRDWWRVLGREIVTGAILGLALGMVGFIRIIIWPNKEALYTTHYMLVASTVMVSVVGVVLWGTISGSMLPFILKRIGFDPASASAPAVATLVDVTGLVIYFTVASMILTGALL encoded by the coding sequence ATGGACAATAACAACCAAAACCTAGATGAATCATCCATCGAAAAAGGTTCACTGCAAGAACTGACCGACGTATGGTCAGCCCTGTCTCCCGATGAACGTCGTGAGAAATTCATGGAGCTTCCACGCACGGAAGCCGAGGAGCTTTTCCTCAGTCTTCACACCCATGACCAAGCAGAGCTTATCTCTGAGGCCACACCTTTAGAGAAACGCTCGTGGATTCGCCTTCTCGCGCCCGATGACGTTGCCGATTTGATTCAAGAACTAGGTCATGACTCAAAAGATGACTTATTATCTCTTTTAGACCCCCAGACCAAACGTGAGGTCATTGCCCTCCTAGCCTATGCTGAAGATGCGGCTGGGGGCTTGATGAGTTCTCGTTTCGTTCGCCTTCGTCCAGATATGAGTGTGGATGAGGCGATCAGTTACCTGCGCATTCAAGCCAAGACCCACGTTGAGACCATCTACTACGCTTACGTTTTAGATTCTGATCAGAAGCTTTTAGGTGTGGTTTCCTTCCGAGAACTCTTCTCAGCGTCTCCTGGAATTAAGATCGATGAGATCATGCATACCGATATCATCAAAGTTCCACCAGAAATGGATCAGGAACACATTGGTCGTATCTTCTCTCAACAAGAACTCATGGCTGTCCCCGTTGTTGATGAAGACGGAGTCATGAAAGGTATTGTTACGTTCGATGACGTTGCCACAGTTATTCAAGAAGAAGCGACTGAAGATATTCAAAAAATCGGGGGTGTTGAGAGCCTTGACGCACCTTACTTGAAGATCTCAATGTTTGAGATGCTTAAAAAAAGAGGTGGATGGCTTCTTATTCTTTTCTTAGGAGAAATGTTCACAGCAACGGCTATGGCTTTCTTTGAAGAAGAGATTGCAAAGGCCGTGGTTCTTTCCATGTTCATCCCTTTGATTATCAGCTCCGGTGGTAACTCTGGTTCTCAAGCTTCAACACTCATCATCCGCGCAATTGCTCTGCGTGAAGTTCGCTTGCGTGACTGGTGGAGAGTTTTAGGTCGCGAAATCGTGACTGGTGCAATTCTGGGTTTAGCTCTTGGTATGGTTGGATTCATTCGTATTATCATTTGGCCGAACAAAGAAGCGCTCTATACGACCCACTACATGCTCGTTGCGAGCACCGTCATGGTCAGCGTTGTCGGTGTTGTTCTTTGGGGTACGATCTCAGGTTCAATGCTTCCATTCATCCTTAAACGCATCGGCTTTGACCCCGCATCAGCCTCGGCTCCAGCGGTCGCTACACTGGTGGACGTTACAGGTCTTGTGATCTACTTCACAGTGGCAAGTATGATTCTTACGGGGGCTCTGCTCTAA
- a CDS encoding subtilisin like serine protease (COG1404 Subtilisin-like serine proteases), producing MALKSVTLSLFAFVMIQAPAYAQETPAVVPGEYLIKFKSSAGGVAVGHGKLAGKAHLKASFPAMGMMQVAFKPDQESLNVEELRQDPDVEYIEPNYVLKAFDEELNSSVEALSTSDYVYYNNISRNPYVYSQTKSTDFGVSKTWSVMTPAASNANKIVVAVIDSGLDKNHRVFRPTAEGGTGALWVNEMEARGRLGVDDDFNGFVDDINGWNFINNNNNFADSGNHGTHVAGIVVGTGQNIFSDNLQESSIQVMPLKFLGPDGGSTANAIRAIYYAVNQGARVINNSWGGAGYSRSLHEALIYAYNNRVFVVSAAGNNSSNNDVKPMYPASYDVPSNLAVASVGSSDKLSYFSNYGYYSVQVGSPGERVASTIPGNDAIGEMSGTSMAAPFVAGVAALALRESPQLSGYHVRQLIIDTATVSHHLQGIVNTSSRVEPYDIVKSSQEMIYSSTAQQPSYTPQYRAPAADGGAGGCGLVKSITQNGPGTGGPTHPAGIIAGLLMLPLVLWQVMRSRAPQTRRRFERFKMQSEIKVNIGSRELVGSVNTISEGGLSFNVDEAIEKGGIVTMQIASPDGSEVIQVQGHVVWNEANQAYGVQFDNARSGALAMIRDWTSSLVKAN from the coding sequence ATGGCGTTAAAATCCGTTACATTGAGCTTGTTTGCGTTTGTGATGATTCAGGCGCCAGCCTATGCTCAAGAAACTCCTGCCGTTGTTCCCGGCGAATATCTCATTAAATTCAAAAGTTCAGCTGGGGGTGTGGCCGTCGGTCACGGAAAACTTGCTGGCAAAGCCCATTTAAAGGCATCATTCCCAGCCATGGGTATGATGCAAGTAGCATTTAAGCCCGATCAAGAGTCCCTGAATGTCGAGGAACTTCGTCAGGATCCCGACGTGGAGTACATCGAGCCGAACTACGTTTTGAAAGCCTTTGATGAAGAATTGAATTCAAGTGTTGAAGCGCTCTCTACATCTGATTACGTTTATTATAATAATATTTCGAGAAACCCTTACGTCTATTCGCAGACGAAGAGTACGGACTTTGGAGTCTCTAAGACGTGGTCGGTCATGACGCCAGCCGCATCTAATGCCAATAAAATTGTGGTCGCTGTCATTGACTCGGGCCTTGATAAAAACCATCGCGTTTTCCGTCCTACCGCAGAGGGAGGAACGGGAGCTCTCTGGGTCAATGAAATGGAGGCTCGTGGGCGCTTGGGCGTTGACGACGACTTCAATGGTTTCGTCGACGATATCAATGGTTGGAATTTTATAAACAATAATAATAATTTTGCCGACTCTGGGAATCACGGAACTCACGTTGCGGGAATCGTTGTAGGCACAGGTCAAAATATTTTCTCTGACAACCTTCAAGAATCAAGTATTCAAGTAATGCCATTGAAGTTCCTCGGTCCCGATGGAGGGTCGACGGCTAATGCTATTCGCGCCATCTATTATGCCGTGAACCAAGGTGCACGGGTGATTAATAATTCTTGGGGTGGGGCTGGCTATAGTCGTTCTTTGCATGAGGCTTTAATCTATGCCTATAACAATCGCGTCTTCGTTGTCTCCGCAGCAGGTAATAACTCTTCTAATAATGACGTGAAGCCTATGTATCCGGCAAGTTACGATGTGCCGAGCAACCTAGCTGTGGCTTCAGTTGGATCATCAGATAAACTTTCTTATTTCTCTAATTATGGCTATTACTCGGTGCAAGTGGGAAGCCCTGGAGAGCGTGTTGCTAGTACAATTCCTGGGAACGATGCTATCGGTGAGATGTCGGGAACAAGTATGGCAGCTCCATTTGTTGCCGGAGTCGCTGCGCTGGCATTGCGAGAGTCGCCACAGCTATCTGGATATCACGTGCGACAGTTGATTATTGATACGGCAACGGTCTCTCACCACCTTCAGGGGATCGTAAATACAAGCTCTCGTGTGGAGCCCTATGATATTGTAAAGTCATCGCAAGAGATGATTTACTCTTCAACAGCTCAGCAACCAAGTTACACTCCTCAGTATCGAGCTCCTGCAGCTGATGGGGGAGCTGGGGGATGCGGACTTGTGAAGTCCATCACTCAAAATGGCCCAGGCACAGGGGGACCAACGCATCCAGCGGGTATTATTGCAGGTCTCTTGATGTTGCCACTGGTGTTATGGCAAGTGATGAGATCGCGTGCTCCGCAAACGCGCCGTCGCTTTGAACGCTTTAAAATGCAGTCTGAGATCAAAGTTAATATCGGAAGTCGCGAACTCGTTGGTTCGGTGAATACGATCTCTGAAGGTGGATTGTCTTTCAATGTCGATGAAGCCATCGAAAAGGGTGGAATCGTGACAATGCAAATCGCAAGTCCAGACGGCAGCGAGGTGATCCAAGTTCAAGGACATGTCGTTTGGAATGAAGCGAATCAGGCCTACGGTGTTCAGTTCGACAATGCTCGCAGCGGAGCTCTAGCGATGATTCGCGATTGGACTTCAAGTTTAGTAAAAGCGAATTAA
- a CDS encoding hypothetical protein (COG2928 Uncharacterized conserved protein) — translation MKQLQKIFLQGLVTFLPIALTIYIIYAGVAIVDSFLGDSLRVVLPIYIPGFGFLLTVLLIFLLGLLLNSLIAGGIFQKFEQRLTQVPFIKAIYSPLRDLMNLFSKGGGPGGLQKVVLVDMTDTGVRALGLVTRESFKDVPAIEAHADDRISVYIPMSYGLGGFTLMVPRSRLTPIDMPIEKAMSLAITGWVKTDKNDGENRE, via the coding sequence ATGAAACAACTTCAGAAAATTTTCTTACAAGGTCTTGTGACCTTTCTCCCCATTGCTTTGACTATATATATCATCTACGCAGGCGTCGCCATTGTCGATAGCTTCTTAGGCGATAGCTTACGAGTGGTTTTGCCAATTTATATTCCTGGATTTGGTTTCCTACTCACAGTGCTTCTAATTTTCCTTTTGGGATTATTGCTAAACAGCCTCATTGCAGGTGGAATCTTTCAAAAGTTTGAACAACGGCTGACTCAAGTTCCTTTTATTAAAGCAATCTACAGTCCCCTGCGCGATTTGATGAATCTCTTTTCCAAAGGTGGCGGTCCGGGCGGCCTTCAGAAGGTTGTTCTTGTCGACATGACAGACACAGGCGTTCGCGCCTTGGGTCTTGTTACACGAGAAAGTTTTAAAGATGTGCCTGCTATTGAAGCCCATGCTGACGATCGTATCTCGGTTTACATTCCGATGAGTTATGGGCTGGGAGGTTTCACACTGATGGTTCCTCGATCACGCCTAACCCCGATTGATATGCCTATTGAAAAAGCGATGAGCCTTGCTATTACGGGTTGGGTTAAAACGGACAAAAACGATGGTGAAAACCGTGAGTAA
- a CDS encoding cytosol aminopeptidase (COG0260 Leucyl aminopeptidase): MAKTKAPSAKKTTPKINLDISSWVSSFEQGKKASAKGQTGQIYFLGGDTTKRFQEIVKSQSLKWQKEALTKSEKEFVYFIGQDGPVWLLKPKAKNSVGHGGLLDEHSYTWARDQFGSLVGQIKAHQLDQVVFHFESLEKEQELGALIGLDLGVYNFKVHQAGKHMDGLPKGSLATKVDKKVIADASQRALAINLARHFVNLPPNIINPSSMSTEFIKELKLSKNSKVTVWNAAKLAQEGMGLHLAVGAGAEFPPCLVHISYRPTKKSSLKPVALVGKGITFDTGGLDIKPSSAMRLMKKDMGGAASVLALAKWASDSQYPAPLDFYLALAENAVDGKSFRPSDIITARNGIKVEIDNTDAEGRLVLADALDVACTQKGADEPSHVINVATLTGAIKVGLGVDIAGLFSNDDELAQELTQSGQRSGDLNWRMPLYEKYISDLSSPFADYKNSGGGFGGAITAALFLQRFVGAKKWAHLDVYSWTDKAQGVYSAAGGNGQPVQCLIDFLTQRLEK; this comes from the coding sequence CATGGGTTTCTTCATTTGAGCAGGGAAAGAAAGCATCTGCCAAGGGCCAAACGGGGCAAATTTACTTCCTAGGTGGGGATACCACAAAGAGATTTCAAGAAATCGTAAAAAGCCAGAGCTTGAAGTGGCAAAAAGAAGCTCTTACCAAGAGTGAAAAAGAGTTTGTTTACTTTATCGGTCAAGACGGCCCAGTCTGGCTCTTAAAACCAAAAGCAAAAAACAGCGTAGGCCATGGGGGGCTTTTAGATGAGCACTCTTATACTTGGGCCCGTGATCAATTTGGTTCCTTAGTAGGACAAATCAAAGCGCACCAATTGGATCAAGTGGTTTTCCATTTTGAGTCCTTAGAAAAAGAGCAAGAGCTAGGTGCCTTGATCGGATTAGACTTGGGTGTTTATAACTTCAAAGTCCACCAAGCCGGTAAACATATGGATGGCCTGCCGAAGGGAAGTCTGGCAACAAAAGTGGATAAGAAAGTCATTGCAGACGCTTCTCAGCGTGCATTGGCAATTAATTTGGCGCGCCACTTTGTGAACCTACCACCGAACATTATCAATCCATCTAGTATGTCGACGGAGTTCATTAAAGAGTTAAAGCTTTCTAAAAATTCGAAAGTCACTGTTTGGAATGCCGCAAAGCTTGCGCAAGAGGGGATGGGCTTACACTTAGCTGTGGGTGCAGGTGCTGAGTTTCCTCCATGCCTAGTCCACATTAGCTACCGTCCAACGAAGAAGAGTTCTTTAAAGCCTGTGGCGCTTGTGGGGAAAGGTATTACATTTGATACGGGTGGTTTGGATATCAAACCTTCCTCGGCGATGCGTCTTATGAAAAAAGATATGGGAGGCGCAGCCAGTGTTTTAGCTCTGGCAAAATGGGCTTCTGATTCTCAGTATCCAGCTCCTTTGGATTTCTATTTAGCTTTGGCTGAAAATGCAGTGGATGGAAAATCTTTCCGTCCAAGTGACATCATCACGGCAAGAAATGGAATTAAAGTTGAGATCGATAACACAGATGCGGAAGGTCGTTTAGTTTTAGCAGATGCCTTAGATGTAGCGTGCACACAAAAAGGAGCTGATGAACCAAGTCATGTGATCAACGTGGCAACACTTACTGGCGCTATCAAAGTGGGGTTGGGAGTTGATATCGCAGGGCTTTTCTCTAATGACGATGAACTAGCTCAAGAGTTGACTCAATCGGGACAGCGCTCTGGTGATCTCAACTGGAGAATGCCGCTCTATGAAAAGTATATCTCAGATCTTTCATCACCGTTTGCTGATTATAAAAATTCAGGCGGTGGATTTGGCGGGGCGATCACTGCGGCATTGTTCTTACAAAGATTTGTTGGCGCAAAAAAATGGGCGCACTTAGATGTTTACTCGTGGACAGATAAGGCTCAAGGCGTTTACTCGGCAGCAGGTGGCAATGGTCAACCTGTGCAGTGTTTGATTGATTTCTTAACTCAGCGTTTAGAAAAGTAA